The genomic stretch GATTACCAGATTAGATTGACTGCAAAAATGCACACTAGCACCATTCTCTGTCTTGAAGTGTGTCATAGTGTCTCTTGTTCCTTCTGAACAGCATAAATCCCCCTGATTCCATCACATCTCAGTTCTCACAAATCGGGAAAAACACTTGCTCCATGTAATAGAACAGTTCACTTCGGATCAATTCCATTACATCCAAGACCTGAAGCTAGTTTTTTGAATAAACAGGCCATAACCATTGTGCTATACTTCATAGTACTTCACGTTCATTCTAAATGCAAAGAAATGCACAATAGCCACTGTTACCTGTCAGATTCTAGTCATTTGACAACAAAAGGGTGCCCACAATGAGATAGCGTCTCTGACAGTTGCTTCTATTTTCTGTGATTGACATTGTCTGGGCTGACAGGGGGTGGCATGTCGAGGATGGGAGGACAAGGCTGGATGTCACAATCCATTGCTGTCATCGCACTGTGAATGGAGACACAAGACAGTCAAATAGACATGCCAGTGCTGAAATGAACATCATAAAAGACTGCAGGCAATGTGTCAGCCATTTTGATTACAATGTTGACTGTTAAATCTAATAAGTTGCCATGTTGCTTTTTACCTTGATGTTTGTCATGCATcagaatgttttgtttatgccaTCAGGTAAACTGCTAAACTTACAGATGGGAATATGCCTGAAGCAAATGAACATCAACAGATTGAGTCTTTAGTCAATCATCTTGTTATTGAAAAATGAGGATGGATTTCACAGGAACTTCATACAATTAATTGCCATCTAGCATTAATTTAATTGTGTTTTACATTGATTaacagaacaaaaatgttttggttAGCAGTTATAGTCTACATACTCGGATATCTTACCTGTAGTTTTAGGTGATGTTGAAAGATTTACACCTTTCCAATAGTTCTGCTGAATTAGGGATCATTTTTATAAAGTAGTCTGCAAATtatacacaataaaaacaaatgcaaaccacagaaatcaaataaaaatgttgtatttgatGGATGTTCAGACACACCCTCTATTATTGGAATCTGATAGCGATCTGTCAGTAGGCTACCAGGGGCATAACGTAATTTCAGAAGTGAGGGGGACAGAAATGTCAAGTATTACCTGTTTATTTTTTCCGACCTTTGCCTAATTGAGTTTTTTATCTCTTGCTTTTGACTGGCTAAAAAATCAACTACATCACTCAACAATAACCAATAGTTTTTACTCtataatatgtttatattgtCCTATtgacaattttaacaattattaGTTTATGTACTACATACCAACCTATTGACAATGATTGGTTTATGTTCTACAAACACTTGTGCATTAAGTCATCATGGATTTTATGTAAACAAATGCCTTTTTTAAatcacagaataaggcagtttCTACTGCAATAAAGGCTGTGTTAATTAGCACTGTACTTTATactttattgttatgaaaatacCCCGAGATGGCTTGAAAAAATAAACCACATAATCACAGTATTGCTGCAATCGTGTGTGTATTGTCTTCACATTTCATCAGTCAAAACATTTATGCTTTTTATTCAGCCACAGCCATAGCTGGATGCCTTTATCCattagggatttcctggaacgtCATAAGTTATTACTTCTATGAGTCTGTTTTGGGCAGGGGTGCCCTCCGGCTTCAAGATTGAATGAAATATAGCCTACATAAGAGTATTCCCAGGTCATGCAAGACTATCTTGTCTCTTTGAATTTACACCTAGATTTATTCACATTGCCCCATTGCCCAAAAAAAGTGCGGGAGactaatttatgttttattaaaagtgcAGGGGACACACTATTCCCCGCGTATTGCCCATGCTCTTTATTGAACAAATTTCACATTTGTCCAAGTAAATATAATGACTGTTAATAGTTTAATAAATACCATCagcaaaatagaaaaatatgaataaatatagcctgttaataaatgtaaatttaaaaaaaaatgtttttatttaagattattttcagaattaaaatgcttaaaatgacATGCGGATGGGAAAGTAATTAATGAATACAACAAATTCGAGCGAAAAACATTAGCCTATCTATTATAAGCTAGTTGGGGTACCTTCTAACATCTGTTGGCCCGGCTAGCTACTTATTTAGCCTACACTTTAGAAAAATCGTAATCGTAAACTTGAAGCTCTAACAGACTAATCTGTGATCATTAGACTATAAGAAAGTCTGAGAGACATAGCCAAAAAAAACAGACTACAATGTAAGCGattcctctctccctctctggtGCGCGGGTGGGGAGGGTGAAATCTCAGTTTGAAGTCTCAGTCTTTCTCATTTCAACGGACTACAGCAGCGTCTGTCGGACCATAAGCTCCTCAGTCCCATCATTCGGTGCAGTTTTGAGAAATCGTTACACCTACGTGGCTTTATTGCACACCAAGCTATGTACGTGACCAAAACAATGACctgttgttatttttggcactgTTCTCTGCGCTGAACGACTGAAGACCTATGAGCATCATCTCAGGGAACGGACTGTCTGGCGGAGCGCAGGACGGGATGGGATCGCAACAGCGCGTTTAGTTGAGGGAAATGGGAAGTTTAAACGTTCGTGGACTGCAGCTTCTGGCTAAAAAACACGCGAGGAGCGGCTTTAAAGGAAGTTGTAAAAGTATTAATCTGCAATAATACAATAATCACCTCTGAATGAACTGCCCTGTTTGTGGCGGACTGTTTATTCTTCACATTAAGCAGCGCTGGTTCTTCAGGCACAATGAAATCCATCTTCTACACTCGCTTTTTCATCCTTCTTCCGTGGATCTTGATAGTGATCATCGTGATCGACATCGATACGAAGAGATTGTCTGTTCGGAACACGGCCAGCTTCTATTTGTCTCGGCTGGGAAATGTGCAGCAGCAGCGGCAGGTCGTCAGGACGACTCGGACCAGCAGCAGCACCACCAACAGCGGGAGTAACGCCACATCTCTCCCGGTCATTTATGCTATCACTCCCACTTACAGCCGAGCGGTGCAGAAAGCTGAGCTCACCCGCTTGGCAAATACGTTCCGCCAGGTTCCGCAGTTCCACTGGATCGTGGTGGAGGACTCGAACTCCCACACAGAGCTGGTTTCGCGGTTTCTTGCCCGGTCTGGGCTGCGATACACTCACCTGAACGTGTTCACCCCGCGCAGGTTCAAGCGGACGGGGATGCCCCGAGCGACCGAGCAAAGGAACTTGGCGCTCGGCTGGCTCAGAGGACATCGCGCGTCCAAAGATAAAGGAGTCGTTTTCTTCGCGGATGATGATAACACTTACAGCCTTGAGTTATTTGAAGAGGTAAATACGACTTCTTGAGAtgacaattgtttttttgttttttgttttctactCAGTTTAGAGCTGCAGTAAGGCTTGATATGAAATCTGGAAAATAAGAATGAAATAGCCTAGTCCATTTGATGAGAAAAGCGATGACAATAgaaatgttaaattgcaaacCGTGCCACATCATAATTACCTAACTAGACAGAGATATGTCTGGGGCTCCAAAGAAACCTCTGCTGGCCCACACTGGTCAAAGTCATCAATACAGGCCATTCTGTGTCGAGATATGGCTGGGACTAGTGGCTAGTGTTGCCAGAGTGTTGCAAGGCAGTTGCCACCACCCTCAGGTCTCAAGATATTCTCATCCTGATGTGATGAGCCATTGAAAAGGGTCATGTCTGTCTCTACAGTTTTCATGAAGAAGCACATTCATATATATAGGCTACCCGTCTTATTTCTTCAATCAAATGAGAACTATAGCATCTATAAGACCAGggaaaatgtttataaatgggGAGTGTGGAGTTACATGCTTTACAAGGTCCGATATACTGTATAGGCGCAACTCAAGAGGCCCTACAGTATTTGCCTTGAGAAGCTGCAATAAAATTGAAACCTAAAAATTTAAAGCAGCAATTAAACTTAAAGCAAGCAGTTGCCTCGGTCAAGTCAGTTTAAGCTCTTTATTGTCACTGTACTACAAGATGTTTTTGTACTTCACAAGGTTGttgtattacatttaaatgtatagtttacagagaaaaagtatatataaaaagttgtCAATTAATAAATAACTAGCAATGCCTCAGGAGACCTCGCTGTAACATCTGTCCCCATGGAGGTTCATGTGGTGTGTTTTATCATGCCATTGCTATCTATTTCTTATGAGTTTCTACACGCGCGGTGCTTGATGCACATAAATGAAGGCGACCCAGTACTGTGTAACCAAGCAGAGTGAATTAACCCAGTTTAAGGCAGTGGAAGTCACAGAGAAACGCCAAAGCGTCCTGACAGCTGGGAAATTAGGATTTGTCTGTTTAACCGGTTGTCTGTGGACGATGGATGAAAGAGATAACACAGCGAGCGAAGTGATGAGAGGAGAGACACTTCATTTGAGGTACACAGGTTGAGTTTTTCTGCATCTCTTACACATTAAAACGTTTTAAATGTGCACATATTTCTTTAGATAAGTTTTTGATAAAGTCAGTTGGATACTGGTAATTAATATTGGGGTGTAAACACACACCCTATTATTGGAATTTCAGCCAATTAATATCATAGTAGGGTTAAAGAAGaagttctttcaaaaataaattttctgtcattatttacttaccatcttgtcgttccaaacctatattTTTCAGTGGAAAAAGGATAAATTTTAAAGAATCTTTATATCTCTTTTGCAATTAAATAACATTGAtgtaaagcttcaaaaaggacaaaagaaCACTATAAAGTCGTTTGTATGAGGAACAGACCAACTTTAAACTAAAGTTATTGTGTAGTATGCAATACCAGCGCACAAGTCGAATAGATgacatttaatgttattttatgggGGGGGGGTTTGGTCTTTTTGGAGTTTGACCAACATGGCCTCCACaggaggtgagtaaataatgacagaatttacatttttggtcgAACCAAATGCACCCCTTTAATCAACCaaatctcatgagaaaacaacTATTTAACAAGATGGCAggttcatatgaatttgtatggAAACATGCAATTTTTAGACAAATTCATTAAGGTCCACACTTTAACCTAACCATGAGTGGGGCATAagcttgtacagaaatgtatgAATGAGAAAAATCAAACAAATCAGCCACCAATGCACCAAAGcttaaaatagttacaaatcGCCATGTAAGTGTGTTGCTTTAATCGATGGGTGATGATTAtccatttcttttatttgtctgaGGAGTATAAAAAGGGCACCAGGAAGCTGATAGCAGTTATGAGGGGAGAGAAGACGTTTCCTCCACTGTATTACACTCAGTTTTATCTACAGTAAAACAAAATCTTCTTCTCTCTCTTGGCTGCTGCCCAAACCCGGCACTTATAGCTCATCGTCTCAATTATCATCAATTATTCTACCCTTCTTTTACCTCAGCGTTTTCCTCCTGTTTTAGCCGTTCTCTTTTCCTCTGCCACAGGCCTTACTGCCCTCCTTATTTCTTCAATGCTTGCTTTGTGCATCCCTCCCTTCCTctgcctctttctctctctctccatttctcCAGAACACAGCTGGACATGTGGATGAACACATGGAACGCCCCTGAGGGGTAGAGCACAGTGTCAGTATGCTGATGACCCCTGCTCTGctcaacacaaacacattacaCAGCACAACAATGAGAGTCATTTGGCCACTTTCAACAGCTAGTGCTTCATAATGACAAATATTAACGACACAAAggaaatgtattcatttagcaCATACTGTTTTCCCCAACCAGAAATGCTACAGCTCGAGTGATTCATCCTAAGGAACATAAAAGAGCTGCAATGCAAAGTCTCAAAATTGGCTAGAAAAGTACAAGCTAGTACAGAGACGTGACAGAGCAACAGTGAAACAATTgagtttttttaagtaaatgtttAGTAGAGAGTACAGTACAGTGCGCTAATGGTCACTGATCAAGTGCTTGTGGAAAAATTGTCCTCAGCTGTTTGAGTGGAGTGTGGAATATGATTTTgtgttaaaatagttttatcatcaaacatgcaaataaaacaattaaaattgatcatttttcattattacattattatttttgttaagtTAGACTAATAATGTGAATGCGATAAGATGAAAAGCAGTTtgtccaacaaaaaaaaatggagcGTGATATAATCGATCATgaaccagccaatcagaacagttCTCTCTGTTTGCGTGACTCTCACTCTCGCAACTGAAGAgcgttaaaaataattttcatgtcTAATGCAATGCTTTACCAGACTGCATGCTTTTCCTTGTGAAATGTGAGGGTCATGATATATCCACAACCACAATCGTCTCTCCTCGTTCATGTTTAATATACATAAAGACcggtacttaaagggatagtcctcCCAGAAATTAATATTCTATCATCATtgactcacactcatgtcgttccgaacctgtatgactttctttcttctgtggaacacaaaagatgatattttgaagaattttttgAGGAAGTCAAAGGGAACCAAAACTGTTGGGTTacctacattcttcaaaatatcttctttagccatacaggtttggaacgacatgagagttcgtaaatgatgacagaattttcatttttgcgtgaactatcgCTAAGTCCAATGAGATTTCAGTGTGTGCAGTactactgaaaaaaacaaaacaaacaaccaacCAACAAAATGTTGTGGTCGCATCACATCATTACTGCAAAACAATCATTTTCGTAATGGGTATTTTTATCTAAGtttacaaattaaatatgtaaaaacaagatgcatttacttgaaaagCCACACTTCTGCTTACTGCACTGGCAGTTTTTCACTTGTTTGGAGTTTAAAATTTATGAAATTGAATCATAGTATCTTATACAGAGTTGCTTCTCTTGCTTCAAGTATTTTCAGACATTGTTACTGGAAAGCATGTCTAAGaaaactctttttttaaaaagttttttctgtcacattctgatttttttttttttttttttttttttttgtgatgctGCTACCCTACCTTGTGGCTTCAGTGCATTAGATTTATTGTTCTCAGTTGTAACCTGTCTTTCCCTAGAAATATAGTTCCTTACTAaatctgattttgttttttgcattgtaCGAATCCTCTCTGGAACTGTCAGGCAGCATGTAGAGTTTTGTTATCGAAGGTGATTTTGCCTCCCTAAAGATATTGAACACACTTGTCTACTACAGATTTATTTCTCTGCACTGTGTTGTCAAAACGGGGCCAGAATGTCTTATTCCCCATCCCTGCAGGAAAACACGTGGGTCAcaaaaactgtcaaatacagaTGCCTTTCCATATAGCCGCCAGTAGCTTGAGAGCTTAACTCAAAGAACAGTGTATGTGACATTGCATTTGATGGCTGTACCTGTTGCCCTTGTAGTCATCTTCAACGCAAAAGGATGCTTGGCACCTGCAGATGACATCCTCTTTGCTATAGAGAATTCTTTGACTTTGCCTTTGAGCTGTGCTACACTTTAAGAGCACCATTATGGAGACGAAGCCTTTGAAGAGAAGGAGGAAGACAGGCATTAGAAACACAGCTAAAGGGGCAGCAGTTTGGGCTTCAAAGCTTGTCCATTGCTTAGGGCCACCAGCCATAGACACGTCACCCGACTGCGTACAGCACTCACATAAATAGCACAACCATTAAATATTCAAAGACTACTCTGACCATTTGTTTGAGAAATTGCAGCAACGCTCATTCCCCCAGTGgcaaatagtttttatttttattctatatgaaggaataaagaaaaaaggaGATTCTTTCAGCAGTAggatctttaaaatttctcaaaGAAGACGGTATCTTGTTGAAAATGACAGTTTTAGTGTTGCCGGGTGGTTCAATCAGATGTGATCGTGTTTATGAAACTGAAGAGCGATGTGTGCTGTCTCCAGCAAACTGCAGGTGGATGGACTTGTTTATGCTGAAAATGAGCCAGGATTTTATAATAAGCCATGCTGCGTGTGGCAGTACTTTACTTGCTCCTTTAAAACTCATATGGTTATCAGTATAaagcagggccgtaaccaccatagacactGAAGGGAACAAAATCCTCCCAGGATTAGAAATGGCAAATTGGACCCCCccaccagtgttgccaagtctgtggttttcccACGGAAtagggctactttaacactgttgccgtgggttgtttttcatgtccatgggttgaagcgaccccaaataacatgatatttagcgcctggaatgtgaattttatCTGTGGAACCCTTCCCAAAAGCAgatttttgttgtgaaaacctggcaaccctgcccCCCACCCCCTCCATTACACACTGcactgtttgttgttaggatgacaaaatgttttaaaagtaacatttttagGCTGGTGGTTTTCCTCTAACAGTGCACGTCagtgtcaaaatgattgagatggccaacCAAATCAAAGAAGGCAGGCTTTACTATTTACAGAAGACTTTAGAAAGAGTGTGTGGTAAGatgtaagtagctaaacatttattatttgacaagaaattataatatttaatgacCGACAGCAATATACAGTGATGCAACTATTTCgcgttttgaattgaaaatatgctataATTTACATGATTCAGGTAATTTACAATTGAATGTGAAAAGACAAGAAACATCTAGTGTTTCCGACATATTAGACATATGAAGTgcgttaaaataaaataattattttgaatagTTTAATTCGTTTACTTCACAACTACAATTAGACCTAAAACTTCTTTTACTgttcttatttttcatttatttccttaaatccatttgaatcatttatttatttcctttaaataaaaaaggtccCCCTCCAATTTTCAAGACTTGGATACAGCTTTGGTATAGGGCATATGTTTTTTGATTAATGGTGATCTTTATGATACTTTTTATGCATTGTGTTtgtaatattatcatatttaccTTCTTCTACAGATGCGGTCAACCAGGAGAGTGTCAGTGTGGCCAGTGGGACTCGTTGGAGGCCGGAGGTACGAACGGCCCCTGGTGGAAAAGGGGAAAGTGGTCGGCTGGTACACAGGCTGGAAGGCCGACAGGCCATTCGCAATTGACATGGCTGGTAAGACGTCACTAAGATCGACCTACACAGGAGTAATTTTTCCCCCATAGTAAGTTATCAAACACCGCTAATGATTTACTGATTATTATTACGACAAAACTGAATGATAACTGCAACAGTGTTATCTAACcaggaaaaaaatgtcacatatatttgaataaatgacaATTATGCTTGTTTTACACCACAGCGCATTCACAAGGCTGAACCATAAACACAAGAGTAGGCTCAAGCATTCAAGCTGACACTGTTTCTGCTGCATAACAGAATcgcaaaataacagaaaattgaTTTCTGGGTTACTACACTGTGTATTTCCTTTAATAATGGTTGAATATTATAGAATGGTTATTGGAGTGTGCCactgaaaactattaaaacttGATTATCACAAAATTGAATTTACGTAAGGAAACCCAAATGCTAATTAATTTACATGGAACATAATCTAAACCTTCAATTAAAAAGCTATTGATTGTGTTGATAAATCACTTGATAATGCATTTTCTCCATATTTTCCGCATATGACTTGTGGCTAAAATACCTTCAATGCTGAAACCTCAATGAGGCATGTCGTATAAGTGGTTAATATGGACATCccgaaaaaacaacaacaacaagctATATGCCTTAGACCTGAAAAATCCTTTGCATCAGTGGAGTGCCATATTCTCCTCTCACTTACTGTGGATTTTATAGCTGGTTTAGTATTACAGATTAAGCAGCCATttgaaaaaaatgcttaaaaaacaaaacaaaacatttgaccAATTCTCAGAAATGCCTCTAAATATCTATTTCTGGATGTCAAATATTCATAGGCCCTTATCATTATCTGGCTCAGAAAGATTTTTGACAATAGATTCCTCTGGTTAATTAACAGGTTTCTGATGACTGGCACATTCCGTCATCCAGCTGGTTTTGAATTTCAGAACCAATTTGTGCAAATCACGTAAACTTCAAGCTAAACACAACtgccagaattttttttttttttttttttacatcctgCCCATCTGAAAGCTCCCATTtaagttacatttattcattagacagatgcttttatccaaagcaatttACAGAGCATTCAGggtatacatttttatcagtatGTCGTTTcactgggaatcaaacccatgacacGTAGGCATTGCAGGTGAGCTACTGTGACCAATTAACTATCCATCAACAGACTTgataaaagtcatttttaaagttcaGAACCATTACTGTAAATGTCTTAAAAGTATTAGAGAAGCAGAACAACATTACCTGGAGCATTATGTCTTCAAGTTTCACCACAAGGTCtctcaattttatttaatgttattaaggCATTGAACTTCCGCCATCCATATATATCTCTGTCCATCTTCTCTGAGTTCTGGAGGATATTCTGCTTACGTTATACCATGTGCTGCTGATGATCATAACATCAGCTGTGTGAGGAGCAGCTTGCCTGCTCAGATAAACAGATGGGACTTCTTTGCAGTTTGGTCGTGTTGATACTTTCCAGACTGCCCCTCAGTGAAGTCGTTTCAAAAAGGCATATCAAATTGGCCCAAAGCGGCTTCTATATAGAGAGACCATGCAAGAAAAATGCTCTAAGCTGAGGAAAAAAGCTGTGAAACACCAGAGAGTTCTCTGAAGAGGCTTTTCTCCTATACTATACTAGTGAAATTGCTAGCCTACTTCGTCAGTGTTTTTAAAGGGAAGGCACTAAGCAAGTGAACTGCACCAGGGTTGTTATTgttaaagaaaagtaaaattattaaataattgaagagttcatttgcaaaaacagataactccatttttattaattctcacaaatcatgtttttttattgtgcattccaagAAATATCAATCATactgcagttgggttgttttgattaagtaataataGGCTTAACTCCAAAAAATACAGGTAacttacaaaattaaagttaattgaaagtatgttttttatacatattaaaagtttgtttctTAGCAAAATCAGATAACTCCAACAGTCGTTTTTTggcaaaagcagataactccacatttcagttaaacaaaaccaagtaattgctttgtaattgcatttaaaacacactcaaacacacgtgtgcacacaaacgcacacacacacacacacacacacaaacgcaaaaGGACAAACAAGGGTTCAGTATGTAAGACGTGTAGGGACTTGCAGGAGtcgaaattataaaaattataaataattttcaggTCAGCTTTGACAAAACTTCCCTCAGCTAGTGTCTTTTTGAAGTGCTATGTGTGGAGAATAAAGCACAGCAgttagttcttttttttttttttttttttttttttaaagtggcgtttatcggtttttgcaaatgaacccttcaaaaaaatttttttaaaagcattagtGTCTCTAAACGAAATGGCAAtaataatgtcattttaaacagGTTTATGAAACCCACCATTGGGTCAGCCAAACAGATagccccgccccaaactcatgccattggttAATCACAACTCTCCTACTGTTCGGTAAACAGTCATTTCTTCACTATGAGATATTACTGTAAGTTGCTTTCCAGAATCTTCATCCTATCTGTTCTTCTCTGGTGGAATGAGCCGCCAACCTCCACCCCGTCTGCTGAGACCATCAGAACCTTCAAGAAAGAGCTGAAGACACACTTCTTCCACAAGCACTTAACTAAAACACAACCATGAACAAAGCCACTTTCTATAATAACTCCTGGCACTTGGCACAGTGTACTGCAAATATTATTGGCTCTTCTGATAAACTGCTTTTGatattcctcatttgtaaatagctttggataaaagcgccTTCTAAGTGACTATACATGTAAATTGGAAGTTGACATGTCAAGCTGGTCGGGATACCCAAACAGAGCAATGTTAAAAGCATCTGTGTTTACACTTTCTGGGAAAATCAGCTTTCAAATGGTATGCTAATAGTTTACTATGATAAAGAACATATTgcaacagtaaaaaataaaaatgacacactATTACAAAGCATAACAGACAGGCGAAGATAACAGATACCCTGAAATTTTAGGCAGACGAAGCTATCATTGGCAAAAAGCACCTTTACTAAAGCTAAATTCTGCAATTTCTCTGCATTTTTAGCAAATGTGAGCTCTCAGGCAATGCATTAAGGAGGGCGGGGTGAGAAGATGCTGACAGGTTGGAAACATCCTAATGGAGAGAGGCAGGGCTCATATGGCGCTCGAGGGAATGAATACAACGTCAGAGATAGCAGTGCGTACTTGAAGCAATCCCTAATTCCCCAGACTCCAGCACTGCCGCTGGATATTATGCTGTTCATGAAACTCTAATAACAAGAGATGGTATCATCTCTTTCTCATGTGATCTCCGTTACTACCACTATTGCTCTTCTTC from Ctenopharyngodon idella isolate HZGC_01 chromosome 13, HZGC01, whole genome shotgun sequence encodes the following:
- the b3gat2 gene encoding galactosylgalactosylxylosylprotein 3-beta-glucuronosyltransferase 2 isoform X2; the protein is MKSIFYTRFFILLPWILIVIIVIDIDTKRLSVRNTASFYLSRLGNVQQQRQVVRTTRTSSSTTNSGSNATSLPVIYAITPTYSRAVQKAELTRLANTFRQVPQFHWIVVEDSNSHTELVSRFLARSGLRYTHLNVFTPRRFKRTGMPRATEQRNLALGWLRGHRASKDKGVVFFADDDNTYSLELFEEMRSTRRVSVWPVGLVGGRRYERPLVEKGKVVGWYTGWKADRPFAIDMAGKTSLRSTYTGVIFPP
- the b3gat2 gene encoding galactosylgalactosylxylosylprotein 3-beta-glucuronosyltransferase 2 isoform X1 encodes the protein MKSIFYTRFFILLPWILIVIIVIDIDTKRLSVRNTASFYLSRLGNVQQQRQVVRTTRTSSSTTNSGSNATSLPVIYAITPTYSRAVQKAELTRLANTFRQVPQFHWIVVEDSNSHTELVSRFLARSGLRYTHLNVFTPRRFKRTGMPRATEQRNLALGWLRGHRASKDKGVVFFADDDNTYSLELFEEMRSTRRVSVWPVGLVGGRRYERPLVEKGKVVGWYTGWKADRPFAIDMAGFAVNLQVILSNPRALFKRRGAKPGMQESDFLKQITKVEDLEPKARNCTQVLVWHTRTEKVNLGNEPKRQQDSVFIEV